The DNA sequence TACCTGGTGCTGAGGTTCCAAAAAACTGAAACAAAAAACCACCAAGCACTGGAGCAATAATTCTTGCTAAAGTATCAATAGAAGAAGATATGCCGAGTATCTCGCCTACTTTATTTTTCTCAACCGATTTACTCAACAGGCTGCTAATTATAATCTCGTAAATTCCACCCGCTAATGATAAAGGAATAAGAATGAGCAATAACATAATTATATTTTGCGTGAAAGCCCACCCCAATAACGAAAGAGTCATCAGTACAGTAGAAGCAAATATTAGAGGTCTTTCCTGAAATACTTCTAATAATCTTCCAACAAGATACCCTTGTACCAGAACGATTAAAATTCCTATATAAGCAAACATATATCCTATCATTTGAGCACTGAGATCAAATCTATACTGTGAATATAGCGAGAAAGTTGCCTGAAAAATAATGAATGCAAAGCCAAATACAGCATCTATGCTAAATAAAGCAATAAGTTTTTTACTTTGAAGAATTGGACTTATATCTGGTATTAGTGAAATTCTGCTTTCTATAGTGTTAGTTCCTCTTTTTAGGGATTCAGGCAGAAATAAATAAATTGCTATCAGGTTAAAAAATGATACGCCTGCTGCAACAAGAGCAGGAGTCGATATTCCCCAAATGCTTAAAACACCTCCTAAAAATGGTCCAATTACAAACCCTAGTCCAAACGTAGCACCTAATAATCCAAAACTTTTAGAACGCTCTTCTTCACTTGTAACATCGCTTATATATGCTTGCGCAACTGCGTAATTGCTTCCTGTTAAACCGGAAATAATTCTACCCACAAAAAGCATAAAAATCGAGCTTGCCAGACCAAACATTAAAAACCCTATAAAATCACCAATAGTACTGATTATCAACGCAGATTTACGACCATATATGTCAGATATTTTCCCAAAAATTGGCACAGCTAGGAATTGTGCAAACGAGTAAGAGGCAAACAAAAAGCCTATAGTAGTAGCATTTGCCCCAAAAATTTTGGCATAAAAAGGTAAAAGAGGCAGAATAAACCCAAAGCCTACTATATCCACAAAAATTACTATAAGTATAGGTATTATGCGCTTATTAAACATTTTACACATTCAATCTCAGGATTTTACCTTAGATATAGAATATTAATGGGTTTTATTGTTTTAACCAATCTGCTCATTAACATAAACTACTATTTAATTATTTTTCAGGGTCTTCATCTTTTCACAAGTTATTTTGCTTTTTTAAAATTCAAAATGTTTAATCTGTAAAGATTTATACTATTAAAATTATTGAAAGATTCTAATGTGAGTGATAATATTACCACTTATGAAAATACATATAAAGATTTGTCAGGAAAGTTTATCTCGCTTTAATAAAAGCAAAAAGTTTTTGAGTAGGTTAGCATTTAAGTGCAATAAAAATGAGAAATAGTACGCTACAATTAGTTAAAACAAGTTTTCAAGAATCACTTGGCATAATATCTGGAAAAAGCAGAAAGGAAAATGCTGTAGCTGCAGCTCTCACTTTTGCACCCAATATACCAGCTTATCTTATGCCATCTTACTTTCAAGCAAGTAAGGCTGGAAATGCAGAAAATATTGAAAAATCAGAAGGTCTAAGAGGAATAATAACGGGTGGACTAGATGGAGCAGTTATTGGAGCTCTTACTGCCCGAAAAAAAGCATTAACGCCTAAAAGAATAAGTATTTTTATTGGCATAGGCGCTTTATTAGATTACATATCAAGCAGAATATTACCTCCTTTAGGGGAAAAATTGGGCAAAAAGGTTTATCAACTAGGGCAGGACAAAAATAAGACAGCTGAGGTAAAACCTGCACAGGGAAATTCCCAAAAAACATTTCTGGGACAACACCGTTTCTCAAAACTTGCTTAATGCTGATAATAAGTAAGCAAGAAAAAGTTTTTACATAAAATTTTAAATGTCATCCCGAATTTATTTCGGGATCTAACCAGTTGGCAACATTGGTAAGATGCTGGATCAAGTCCGGCATGACATCCAGTAAGAATTTTTTCTTACCTCCTTATTAAGGACAGCGAAAAAAATACTTACGCATTTTTTATTGCTCGTTTATTTAAAGAAAATTTGAATAATCAGAAAAGCAGGCAGGATAAGGTCTTGTGTCATGAATATACCTATGCATCACTCCTGATTCAGGATAGCTTAAATTAAAATAGTTTATAGTATATATCAAGACAAATAGAAGATTTAGCTATTTACAAGTTTGTCAAATTGATAACAGGAGTTACGTAGCACAAGGTAGAGTATTCTGATTATTGAGCTTTTAAAGTTCTAAATCTTCAATCACCTTATTTTTCAGAAAGTTCAATTAGATGTTCCTTCAGTCTGTTTTGCTGAGAGCAGATCAAGACTTTTGCTAACAATTTCTTTCACGTTATTTGAGTTTACATTGTCACGGATACGTTCCAATTGCTCTTTAATCAATTCCTGACGCTTATTATCAAACCTATGCGGTGTAGATAGACGTTTGGAAAGACCTGCGGCAAGCATTGGGTTGAATTTATCAATTTCAATTATCTGATTTGCGAGAAATTTATATCCTGAACCATCTATATTATGAAAATGCTTGGTATTTGAAGCAAATCCACCAACAAGACTGCGAACACAATTTGGGTTTTTCGCATCATAAGCTTCGTGCTTTAATAATGTTTTGACATTATCTAGCACATCAGGACGGTCTGCAAATGCCTGATCAGCAAACCATTGGTCAATAGCTAACCGATTGTCTTTATTCTTCTGATAGAATGAATTCAGTTTTTCTGTACGTGTTTTTTCATCCGCATGATCAAGAATAATACCTAATGCAGCGCGACTATCTGTCATATTATTTGCACGATCAAACTGTTCTATCGCTAAATTGAGATATTTTTCAGGATTTGCGGTAACCAGATAATTTAGTACAGTATTTTTTATTGCTCGCTGACCTGCATCTTCCTTATTCCATTCATAGGCTCTATTTTCAGTAGAACAACTCTCATTAAAACGCTTTAATAACATAGGTTCAAGTGCTTTACCGATTTCTTTTTTTGCCTGTTTACGTGCAGCAAAAATAGCATCTATATCTACTTTTCCATCAGGATAAAGTTCTGATAGATAGCTTGTACTTGGTAGCATTAAGGTACGTGCTGCTAGAGCAGGATCAAGCTCTTTATCTTCAAGAACTCCCTGGAACGCTTTTATCAAATGATCGTCAACTTTTCTGGGTTTACCATTTTGATGAGCTTCAATTAGCTCTTTTAATACATCTATACCAAGTTTTTGACCTGCTTCCCAACGGTTAAAACCATCATTATCTTTTGCCATCAGGAATGTAAGATCATCACGATTATAGTCATAATTGAGCTTTACAGGCGCCGACCAGTTACGTAATATAGATGGAATGGGTTTTTCAGGAACATTCTTGAATACAAAGGTAGTTTCATCATTTTTCAAATTCAGAATATCACCATTTGTCAATAAATCTGCCTGTGATTCATCTAACTGTAACGGAATATCATTTCCTTTAGAATCCAATAGACCAACACGTATTGGAATATGGAAAGGTTCCTTTGTTGGTTGCCCTGGAGTTGGTGGGGTAGATTGCTTAACAGTTAGTTTATATTCTTTTGTTTCAGGATCATATGAATCTTTTACATCCAATGTTGGAGTACCAGCCTGGTTATACCAGGTTTTTTCAAATTGACTAAAGTCTTTGCCTGATGCATCTTCCATTGCCTTTATAAAATCTTCTGTAGTTACAGCCTGACCATCATGGCGATCAAAGTATAAATCCATACCTTTACGAAAATCTTTCTCACCCAGCATTGTATGGATCATACGAATAATTTCTGCTCCTTTTTGATAAACAGTTGGTGTATAAAAATTTTCAATAGAGCCAACTGAAGCTGGACGAATAGGATGCGCCATTGCACTTGCATCTTCAGGGAACTGGTTTGTACGCATATAAGTTACGTCATCAATACGTTTTACTTCACGGGAATTTAAATCAGAAGTGAATTCCTGATCTCTAAACACAGTTAAACCTTCTTTCAAGGTAAGGTCAAACGGTTTTTGCAGAGTTACACGGTTACCAGTCCAGTTATGGAAATATTCATGTCCTGGCGTGCCCTGTACATATTCATAACGGGAATCTGTTGCTGTTTGAGGGTCTGCCAGAATTGCTGAAGAATTAAAAATATTCAGCCCTTTATTCTCCATAGCACCAAAATTAAAATCATTTGTGGCTACAATCTGGAACAAATCAAGATCATATTCACGACCAAAACGTTCTTCATCCCACTTCATGGCATCTTTAATTGATTTCATAGCGTGATCGGTTTTATTCTCATCACCTTTATCTACAAATATTTGGATTTTTACGTCACGACCTGATTTAGTCCTAAATGTATCTTCTTTAACTGCCAAATCACCTGCTACTAGCGCAAAGAGATAAGATGGTTTTTTGAACGGATCATGCCAGGTAATCTTTTCACGTCCGTCTTCAGTAATTGTGCGTTTACCTGGATTCCCATTAGAAAGCAATTGTGGATATTTACCTTTGTCAGCGACGATAGTTGTAGTAAATTCGCTCATTACA is a window from the Candidatus Melainabacteria bacterium RIFOXYA2_FULL_32_9 genome containing:
- a CDS encoding aminopeptidase N — translated: MNNKNNRAALNPGPVFGSQKPTELHLKDYTPPSHLIDKTDLTFELLAEDNVVVSSKLKVRPNPISKDSPNTIKLNGAPESAPEGSKTPTMELLEVKVNGRVLSKDEYTREDDELILKNLPNSEFTLETKTRINPKENRSLNGLYTSGGKFVTQCEPEGFRNMTFYLDRSDVMSEFTTTIVADKGKYPQLLSNGNPGKRTITEDGREKITWHDPFKKPSYLFALVAGDLAVKEDTFRTKSGRDVKIQIFVDKGDENKTDHAMKSIKDAMKWDEERFGREYDLDLFQIVATNDFNFGAMENKGLNIFNSSAILADPQTATDSRYEYVQGTPGHEYFHNWTGNRVTLQKPFDLTLKEGLTVFRDQEFTSDLNSREVKRIDDVTYMRTNQFPEDASAMAHPIRPASVGSIENFYTPTVYQKGAEIIRMIHTMLGEKDFRKGMDLYFDRHDGQAVTTEDFIKAMEDASGKDFSQFEKTWYNQAGTPTLDVKDSYDPETKEYKLTVKQSTPPTPGQPTKEPFHIPIRVGLLDSKGNDIPLQLDESQADLLTNGDILNLKNDETTFVFKNVPEKPIPSILRNWSAPVKLNYDYNRDDLTFLMAKDNDGFNRWEAGQKLGIDVLKELIEAHQNGKPRKVDDHLIKAFQGVLEDKELDPALAARTLMLPSTSYLSELYPDGKVDIDAIFAARKQAKKEIGKALEPMLLKRFNESCSTENRAYEWNKEDAGQRAIKNTVLNYLVTANPEKYLNLAIEQFDRANNMTDSRAALGIILDHADEKTRTEKLNSFYQKNKDNRLAIDQWFADQAFADRPDVLDNVKTLLKHEAYDAKNPNCVRSLVGGFASNTKHFHNIDGSGYKFLANQIIEIDKFNPMLAAGLSKRLSTPHRFDNKRQELIKEQLERIRDNVNSNNVKEIVSKSLDLLSAKQTEGTSN